In the genome of Corticium candelabrum chromosome 18, ooCorCand1.1, whole genome shotgun sequence, the window CAGCCTGAAGCCACCCCCATGAATCTCATGCTTTTGAGAGAGCTCCTGGACCTTGCAGGACAAAAAAGGGGTTCTGCCTTGAAGCAAAAGACAATggattgttattttagtaaccCTTGAATTCGTTCTTACACTCTCACAGTTACTGTAGTTCACGTACTTATCCTTTTTGTTAGCCATACAGTGTACTCCTGTTTTCACAAGTTATGTAATCATCGATATTACAAACTTCAGACTTATGAACATTTCACAATTACGAACACCCAATTTCCCGaggtgttcgtatctttgaggtcctactgtagtttctatttgtttgtttgtttgtagagaAGATTTAGCAGTTTTTCTTGAGATTAATTATTTCGTTTTTGTCGCATATTTACACCAAGTATATTCCTGTGTGTGAAATAGgaatgcaacaacagcaataataCAAGACTTTaccaaccagactgatctggttgagcaagATAATTTATGAGAATATAATTCATTGACAGTCAGGAAGCCAGTCAAATGAACAGTCAATCAAAAACATGACGttaagacacacaaacagacaagcaagccacaaacacacacacagagaaaaaGACATACAGCACTGAGCAACAGAGAGAGACATACAGTAAcccacaaagaaacaaagcaacCATACCAGCCCAATAACCAGACCAACACGGTCAAGTAAGGAGACACAAACCCGACAAACGACAAGCAGAAGTAAAGCgaaaagcagacagagagacataaaCTGACCCTCCAGTTCTTTTTCACAGGCTTCGTCCTTGCAACTTGAGCATCCGACTGCCGCCATTGATCTGAAaccggatccaggattttcgTACTTTTATGATTGCGTTTGCGACCTCTACTAAACTCTGTCGTTTCGACTGTTGCGAAACGATCACTCATTTTCTCTTCAGCGACACCATTCAAAGTGATAGGAGCAAGACCGGGCTTTTGACTTTCATCCATAGCTAGATCAAATGCCTTCGACGCAGCTTCATCAGATCCCCAACTACTTGCACCATACGTCCGATATGGTCGTTTCAACATAGTGGATTCGTTACGACGCAGGCGCAGAGACAATTCCTTGGTGTCCAAAATAGCTGTCTCGGAGTTCTGACCGCTACTTCGATGGCACGAGAAATATTGGCGCTGTACAGAGCGCAAAGCCCTTCAACAGCCTGCTCTTGTCACGATAAATGTCACGATAAACGTGATGGCCTCGAATGCAGCTTGGAACTTCGTACGTCTTCAATGACTCCATGCTCCCGGTAGTACAACTTTGCAAATGTAATAAATACACAAGCTTTACGCGTCATTTCCATGCATGctaaaaatacaaaaacattttgagaaaatgatggatatacaaagaaagtgtttcctaacgtcccgttcgcgttccctgtactaacacacaaatgataaaaccgtagccACTGTAATTACACACAAAggtagggtaggtgttcctaattgtgaacactccccggtaatttgagttacaaacactctttctctggtaacctgcgACGGACAGAGAGGAaaacatgtccgatgtacgcaccaatgtctaagctttggaacaatacctgtagGACTAGAATCGCACTACGTCtactagcgcactagcaaaatatacgagataacgtctgtaaacagctCAAACGGGGGTGAAttctaattgtggacatgtttttctccgtcacagaaagcgactgggtctgagtaacaaCTGGACTAGATACCCGAATGGTTGCCGCAcgagctggtattttgggcctcaatcaaaaccatgttctgtggtacGTGTATCACGACGATTCCCCTGCGAAACTGTTAGCGCGTACTtaggttcctcccatcacgtccacaaattcgaggtacGCGAATCGTTCTTCTAGtggatcatgaaagtgccctgacgttagttaagcaattGTCGAGTACCttagtaaagttttgagcctagttACGTTGACTTGTAACGTGCTAAAGAAGAGCActatgtgcatggagcgaacgtgtaattccagtccagtaaacacgtGAATgtcttcactcatactagatctagacatcagtaacccactgacaatctagctgttttcactgcaactacatctggccacaatagggtatgaaatgagaacgaacaaagtaagtggaatgtcaatatcagcgacattcgtaatccagtcagaatttgactgtcttcactgctactagatctggcaacaataagacacaaaatgaaaacctacaaactcaccaAGGATAtgtggaaggtcaaaactaccttgtctgatatcaataatcagctctaccagcaacgcaaaaagatgctagaaccacagtttacagttgagAAGtttatctaaacatgattgatcgtctcctgcGTTGCATCGTAAACAGgacacttggtttctgcaaaatttgaaaggcacgacgccattttacacggaggtgatacaccacagaacatggttttgattgcggcccaaaataccagcttgtgaggcaaccattcaggtatctagtccagctgttactcaggctcagtcgctttctgtaacggagaaaacaatgtccacaattaggatacaccccgcgtacaagctgtttacagacgttatctcgtatattttgctagtgcgctagctgacgttgtgcgattgtAGTCAtacaggtaccgttacgaagcctagacaatggtgcgtatatcggacatgtttcactgtcacttcgtgcaggctaccagagaaaacagcaattgtaactcaaattaccggggagtgtccacaattaggtacacctaccctacctGTGCAGcgggatgcgacacgatgttctagcgggacatgtcttcgtcgttcttgtattacggctgtaattggaaaggtatgcatttatgataCTGAACACTAATTGCTGGTCCCAGACGatttttgaatcggcgctacacgggtctgggaggtctttatatacggctctggtaTGCCTGCGGTATGAATCTAGACCAGCCGCATGTTACTCCTGTTTGTTACTGAAGCAAAAGAGAGGTCAGGAACGCTTGTCTAGAGGAATGCAGTATGAAAAGGAAACAAATTAGTCCTACCATCTCtagcctcggagccagaccgcttttgcacgtgagggggcGGGAAGGGCGAGTAAGAGAGCGGGAAGGGCGAGTGAGAGGGCGGGAAGGGCGAGTGAGAGGGCGGGAAGGGCGAGTGAGAGGGCGGGGAGAAAAAAGCGGCTATTGCAAGTGAGTTTGGAAGTAGGCGTAACGACTTAATTCATTATTACGCTAAACGAGTCTCACAGTTATTAGCTATAACAATCTACTTACATGATTTGAGAACTAGTCGTTGTCTAATAACGCGTTCAAAATGTCATCTACGGCAAGCAGTCTGCTAAATATGCCTAGAAAGTCTGTATCTTCAGACAAGTGCAGAATTTGCGGCAGTAAGTTTACGTCAGAGCGCGATAAACACAGCTTGTTTGGGACCAAGCAGGAACTGCACTTGAAGCTTCAGAAAGCCACTGGTCACGCTATCACGGAAGCAGACGGCCTTCCGCATTTCGCATGTTATTCTTGTCGCGGCAAGCTCTTGACTTTCGCCAGTCGGCTGATCCAACTGGAGacgacaaagactgaaatcgCTGAACTGTATGCGAAAGACTTTGTCGCAATTGCGATTCAAGAGGGGAGTAAAAGAATCCGTTTCACGTCACTCTGCCGCCAAGAGAGTAGATCTAACAGCCAGCCCATCTGAAGCATCTCTGAATCCCAATATCCATGAAAGGTAACACCACACGCATTCACAAGTCCTGTACGTGCAATCGTACTTAGAAATTTTTTCATAACTACAGAAACGTTTCTGGTAAACCTGCTGCCGGTAACGGTCGTTCTCCTGCCGTCCGCTCCTTGTTTGCACAGAGTGCGGCTGGAAGGCGCCAAGATGCCGTCCTATGGCGCGTATGGCGCgcgatgtgtgtcataattccgtcggctgggctgcgctaactcgtcggctgggctgagatatcatgtttccacaactaatttacatcgcagcccagccgacgacacgcgtcaagtgtgtcataattccgtcggctgggctgcgatatcatcgaccagccgacgaaacgacatcaaccagccgacgaaacgacttttgacacacatggcgcgccatgttatgtgtcaaaagtcgtttcgtcggctggttgatgtcgtttcgtcggctggttgatgtcgattcgtcggctggttggtgtcgtttcgtcggctggttgatgtcgtttcgtcggctcattgatgtcgtttcgtcggctggttgatgtcgattcgtcggctggttgatgtcgattcgtcggctggttgatgtcgtttcgtcggctcattgatgtcgtttcgtcggctggttgatgtcgattcgtcggctggttgatgtcgtttcgtcggctggttgatgtcgtttcgtcggctggttgatgtcgtttcgtcggctggttgatgtcgattcgtcggctcattgatgtcagcgggtggcctcagggtgcgtgaccatttcgtccattccattttcaacaattgaataaatatttcaattagaaattgaaaatagcctagaagttgcttgtaatctcaatattcaattctattaaaaattaaaattgactgattgacaaactataattatctgcggattataataaatattgaaaacatacttaatatCTAAccaatttctatttcaatgcaatgcaatattgaaattgcaagcacgttagtttaattttcaatgttaaattcaataatcaatttaaatttaatgtaattttaaattttatttttatttttaatttaaattttaaaaattaaattttgaattttgaatttgcatggtCAATtggtccattccatttttaatttttgagacaaattaaaaattgaatgtcaaattaaaaattgactggcgttgtttgctcttacctgcgaattttcaactcttgctgtgtccactgtggactcgggcccgccacacgcggggaagtccctaaAGGCTGTATAAAGGCTTTCTTATAACAGGCACCCTAGTGGATACAACAAGCTACgacgtgttaattaacatgcgtACATCTCTAGGcaacaatgtttacaacaacgtgtagaggtgcctgtacaggcctgtaagaaccttatcataacacaaagtgtttacctgtgaattgttgatctgttgtatcCACTAAGGTTAGTGCctctagggacttccccgcgtgtggcgggcccgcgtccacagtggacacagcaagtgttgaaaattcgcaggtaaaagcaaacaacgccagtcaatttttaatttgacattcaatttttaatttgacattcaatttttaatttgtctcaaaaattaaaaatggaatggacaaattggccatgcaaattcaaaattcaaaatttaattttaaaaatttaaatttaaaataaaaataaaatttaaaattaaattaaatttaaattgattattgaatttaacattgaaaattaaactaacgtgcttgcaatttcaatattgcattgaattgaaatagaaaattgtttagaaattaagtatgttttcaatatttattataatccgcagataattatagtttgtcaatcagtcaattttaatttttaatagaattgaatattgagattacaagcaacttctaggctattttcaatttctaattcaatatttattcaattgttgaaaatggaatggacgaaatggtcacgcaccctgaggccacccgctgacatcaatgagccgaagaaacgacatcaaccagccgacgaaacgacatcaatgagccgacgaaacgacatcaaccagccgacgaaacgacaccaaccagccgacgaatcgacatcaacgagccgacgaaacgacatcaaccagccgacgaaacgacttttgacacataacatggcgcgccatgtgtgtcaaaagtcgtttcgtcggctggttgatgtcgtttcgtcggctggtcgatgatatcgcagcccagccgacggaattatgacacacttgacgcgtgtcgtcggctgggctgcgatgtaaattagttgtggaaacatgatatctcagcccagccgacgagttagcgcagcccagccgacggaattatgacacacatcgcGCGCCATACCGTCCCACGTCTGTTTTCTGAAAAGCAGCGGCGGCGTATACTTCCGAAGGGCATCACTGGCATCCCAGCGCCAGTTGGTTCGTCTCCTCAACGTCCTCGTAAGTTTATCGAAGCATCTTCCTTGTTACTTCGTCGTCATAAGCTAAATTCATTTCTTTCAGGGACAATGACTTCAATGGCGCTTGCTAGATAATGCTTCTTTGTAGAGCCTAATGCTTCGCCCTCTTCAGTGCCTTTTACTCAAGCTGAGCTCGTCGTTCCTGGATCTGAATCCAACCGTCTGGCTTCTCTTGGCTGCTCAAGATTTGGAGAGACTGACAATCATGATCCATTAGAAACGTTTACATCAACGAAATCTAGCCTTCAATCCACTGTGAAGGTAATCTCGCAGTCGTTGTAGCGTGTGCGTATGTAgttgtgtagtgtgttgtTCTTCACCAGGTTACGGTTGGTGTATCCCTCCAAGGAGAGAGAGGTGACACTAAGTGAAGACCTTCATGGTTTAGGGCTTGCTCTGGCACTAAGGAAGCCTGATAAAATTGCAAGAGCTGCTATCAAACACCCGCAAgttttttcttgtttattgtAAGATTGTAAACAGGGAGTGTGAGGCTATCTGTCGACCTTCCTCCAGAAGCTTGTTTCGAGACTCCTCGTATGAGGCGATGTTGTCCTTCACTATCAGCAGAACAGCTCAGGATCTACAGACACATACACCTACTCTCTGGAAACTGCTAGGGGCAGCCATCAGCCATGATTCCAGCATGATGGAAAGAAGTAGCAGGCATATATTGCACATGCAGTGATGGCTTCATCATGTCTTTTGAAAGCTCGAAACAGATACATGTCATCTGTGCAATCTGTTGTCAGTGTTGTCCTGTTCAACTCAGGAGCCAAGAAAAGAGCTTACAACAGACTGAATCATTTGGGAATCTCCATGTCACACAAGAGGACTTTAAGAAAGATTAGAGCAATGGCCAAGAACTATAACTCTGTCATGCTGTCTTGGAAGGCGAGCATAGAGAGCCATGTTGCAATACAGTTCTCCATTCCAGAGGTTCGATCTGTTGCAGGTTCTTTACCTCTTGCTACCTGTGTCTTGCCTGCTTTTGACAAGACGAATTCTGACTTGAACAGTTCTGAGAATTCTCtgtcttcttcatcatcttcacaTAGCGTGGAAACAGAGGAGGGCAATGATGAGATGCAAGACCTGTCACAGAAAGGCTTTCAAGTCACAGGAGACAATCTAGACATTTCAATTAAGACAAAGTACATGTCCATTGATTGACAAAACAAGTCATTGCACTGGTCTAATGTTATTGCTAGCAATGAACGTGTCATCAATGCTGACTTGGCAACATCAAGACCTAGGTtttccattctgtctgtcctgGACACTGCTTTCCTGCCATCAGTGCAAGAGAATGAGAAGCTTCGTGAGGAATTCGCAATTTTGGTGAAGAGGATCTTGGTCAAATATTTGCCTGCTTTTGCTCTCTTGGAAAACTACGTGTGTAAGCACATCACGGACAAGTTTTCCAAGGAAGCAAGCCAACAGTCTGAACAGCATTTTCTGGGTCTCCTTCAGTTTGATGAAAACAAAGACATGCTTCAAATTCTGACACATATCAGCAAAATGTATGT includes:
- the LOC134194303 gene encoding uncharacterized protein LOC134194303, which encodes MLKRPYRTYGASSWGSDEAASKAFDLAMDESQKPGLAPITLNGVAEEKMSDRFATVETTEFSRGRKRNHKSTKILDPVSDQWRQSDAQVARTKPVKKNWRISLFVRYIRL